In Stigmatopora argus isolate UIUO_Sarg chromosome 17, RoL_Sarg_1.0, whole genome shotgun sequence, the following are encoded in one genomic region:
- the LOC144092116 gene encoding uncharacterized protein LOC144092116, which yields MLSRQIVKPQHVGKYSNLSENRGSEIYLQAFTAWPRSECKWPPLLKTADVPGVSTHWTAQQLRSDDLTKKDPINFSQDDAAHSFLDEHRLLGSMKNVAKTTKKAQLVDVITSYCQQRSTQR from the exons ATGCTTTCAAGGCAAATTGTCAAACCTCAACATGTGGGCAAATACTCAAACCTCTCAGAGAACAGAG ggtcagaaatctaccttcAAGCCTTCACG gcgtggccgaggtcagagtGCAAGTGGCCGCCATTGTTAAAAACGGCGGATGTGCCCGGAGTCAGTACGCATTGGACTGCacagcagctcagaagtgacgatttaacgaagaaagacccgataaACTTCTCCCAGGACgatgcagcgcattcg ttcctcgaCGAGCACAGATTGCTGGGAAGCAtgaagaatgtggccaaaacgaccaaaaaGGCGCAGCTTGTCGACGTCATAACGAGCtattgtcagcaaa ggtccacccaaCGCTGA